Below is a window of Christensenella minuta DNA.
CGTGATGTACCTGTGCTCGCCGAACAACCCGACGGGCACGGCAATGACGAAAGAGGAGCTCAAGGTTTGGGTGGACTGGGCCAACGAAACGGGCGCGCTGATTCTTTTCGACGGTGCGTACGAGCATTTTATTACCGACGAAAACGTACCCCACAGCATTTACGAGATCGACGGCGCAAAGACCTGTGCGATCGAATTCCGCAGCTTTTCCAAAACGGCGGGCTTTACGGGCACGCGCTGCGCGTATACCATCGTTCCCAAAGAGCTCATGGGCGAAAACAGCAAAGGCGAAAAGGTAAGCATGAACGCAATGTGGCTGCGGCGGCATACGACCAAGTTCAACGGCGTATCCTATATCGTCCAGCGCGGCGCTGCGGCAGTCTATACGGCGGAGGGTAAAAAGCAGGTGGACGAGACGATCGCGTTCTACCTTGAAAATGCCAGGATCATCCGTGAAGGCCTTGAAAGAATCGGCATCACGGCGTACGGCGGGGTAAATTCCCCTTATGTATGGCTGAAGACGCCAAACGACATGAAAAGCTGGGATTTTTTCGATAAGCTTCTTTCGGAAGCAAACGTCGTAGGGACGCCGGGCAGTGGTTTCGGCAGCGCGGGCGAAGGTTATTTCCGCCTGACCGCGTTTAATACCAGGGAAAATACGGAAAAGGCGATCGAACGCCTTGCAAATTTAAAGTAGGAAAGGATAGTATCATAATGAAAATCGCATTTCTGGCGGCGGCAAATTCGCCGCACACAATCAAATGGGCGAACACGCTGGCGGAGGATCACGACGTTACGGTCTTTTCCCTGCCCGAACAAAAGGACGAACAGGGCGAACTCAGTGAAAAGGTGACGGTCAAATACCTTCCGTTCACCACGGCGCAGGGCGGCTATAAGAAAAACGCGGCGCAGGTGAAAAGCGAGCTCGCATCCGGCGGGTTCGGCGTGGTAAACGCGTTCGGAGCGACAACCTACGGCGTGCTTGCGGCGAAGGCAAAGGCACCGAACGTACTTCTGACGGTGCTCGGCCCCGACGTATACGAGGGCGTGGACCGCGGCGGCAAGGGCCTTGTGAAAAAGAGCGTCAAGCATGCGTCGGGCGTACTTGCGGCAGCCCCGAACGTAATTACGCGCGTACAGTCCGTCTACAAAAAGGACCAGCAGTATTTTGTGGCTCCGTTCGGCGTGGATACGGAGGTATTCAAAAAAATCGGCGCGGAAAAGCCGGAGGACGCAATGTGCTTTGGTTCCCTCAAAGCGCTTGAATATGGAAACGGCGTCGACCTCGTGATGGACGCGTTTGCAAAGTATCTCGAAAAAACGACGGGCGCGGCCACCCTCAAGATCGTGGGCACGGGCTCCCTCGAAAACAGCCTTAAGCAAAAGGCGCAGAGCCTGGGGATCGCCGACAAGGTGGAGTTCACAGGTTATGTGAAAAATGCGGATATCCCGGCAATGCTTGGCACGATGGATGCGACGGTGCAGATGGGAAGCGCGGAAGCGTTCGGCGTACCGGGAATCGAATCGATGGCATGCGAAGTGCCGGTGGTGGCTTCGGACACGGTGGGTGCGAGCGAATATATCCTGAACGGCGTGACCGGATACCTCGTGAAAGTCGGCAATGTGGACCGCTGCTGCGACTGCATGATGGAGCTCAGGAACAAGGCGGCGCGCGAGCACATGGGCGAGCTTGCACGCGGGGATATCAAGGAAGAATACGAGCTTCGCGACTGCAAGGCAAAATACGAACATGCGCTGCGGGCGGTTGGTTCACGTGTAATGTAAGCCAGGAAAAGCAAGGGGCCGTACGATGGAGTGCGGTCCCTTTTTTTGTGCGGGCGCGGTCATTCTGCCTCCATACAATAGCATCCCGCACCCCGGCGGGGAAAAATAACAGCCGCTTCGCTGCAGGGTTTGCCTCGTCAAAGATTAAAATATCAAAAATCGGTTTCATGAAAAATAAGGCTGTGTATTTTAATGTAACCCGGTTCGGACGAAGTTCATTCCGGAACGCGGGGGAAAATTAAGATACGATACCGCAAGGGCGGGCAGGAGGTAACAAAAATGGCACAGACGAAAAAGGACAGCACGAAATCCACGCTGCAAAGCGCGGGGGAAAAGATCGGCGATGTCTTAAGCAAGGCAAAGGACAGCATCGTGGCATTCGGGGGAACCGTTGCAACACGGTCGAAGGAAATGATGGACGTCGCGAAGCTGAACGCGCAAAAGGCGAAGCTGACCGACGAGATCGACGAGAGCTACCGCGCGATCGGTAAAGCGACCTATGCCTCGGGACGGCTGAAAAAAGACCTCGCGGAGCACGGCGACCGCATCAAAAGCAACGAGGAGGAGCTGAAGAAGATAGAACAAGAGATCGAGCGGGTAAAATCCGAGGCGGACGACGAAGCCGCGGATAAGATGGACCGTGCGAAGGAAAAAGCTTCGGAAACAGGAACCGCCGCCAAAAAAGCGGGCGGAAACACCAAAAAAGCCGCCCAAAAAACGGCATCCTCCGCGAAAACAGCGGCCAGGAAAACGGGATCGGAAACAAAAACAGCGGCCAGGAAAACAGGCTCGGCCGTAAAGACAGCCGCTAAAAAGACGGGGACGGCCACCAAGACGGCAGCAAAGAAGAGCGCTTCCGCCGCCAAAACAGCAGCAAAGAAGAGCACGGCCGCAGCCAAAAAGGCGGCCAATTCATAAAAGTTTGCGGGAAAAAACAGGATGGAAACATCCTGTTTTTTTATGTGCAAATGGTATGCGGAGGATACGGTTTGCCCTATGGATGGAAATCTACCCCCGGGTATGCTATAATGGCTTGCAGATGAATGAAGGAATGAGATGAACTATGGAAAACTATCCGAATTATCCGTTGAGGAATGAGAAAAATATGCGGACGATGCTTGCCGCCGCAAAAAAGGCGTATGGCGCGCGGGATATGCTGCGCGTGCGCACAAAGGAAAAAACGGTGCGCGGGATTGGCGCAGGCGAATTCCTGAGCGATATGGACGCGCTTGGGAACGCTCTTCTGGGGCTTGGCCTTGCGGATGCGCACATTGCGGTGATCGGGCCGACAAGCTATGAATGGCTGCTTACTTATTACGCGGTACAGTGCGGCGTGGGCGTGATCGTCCCGATCGACAAAGAACTTCCGGACGGCGAGATCGCCAATATCCTTGCAGACAGCGGCGCGCGGGCGCTTGTTTTTTCAGGCGAATATGCGGATACGGTGGAAAACATCCGCGGCGGGCTTGCGGCTGTTAAATATTATATCGATATGCGCGCGGAGAAAAACGGCGGAAATACGCTTAGCTTCCGCGGATTGATCCGCGAAGCGAAAGACTGCGGGTATGAGCAGCGGGAAATCGACGAAAATGCGATGTCCGCCCTGCTGTATACGTCGGGCACGACGGGAAAAAGCAAGGGTGTGATGCTGACGCAGAAGAATATCCTTTCCGCTTCGGAAGGCGGGCTTTCCCTGCTCGACCTCGGGCAGGTCTGTATGTCCGTGCTGCCCGTGCACCATTCCTTTGAAAGCACGCACGGCATCACCATGATGATCCAGAACGGCACGACGATTTGCATAAACGACAGCCTGAGGCACTTCATGGAAAACCTCCAGCTTTTCAAACCGGACATGATCTTTCTCGTACCGCTGTTCGTGGAGATGATGCACCGCAAGATCTGGCAGAACGCGGAGGCGAACGGCCAGGCGGAAGCGCTGCGCGCGCTCGTCGAAAAGAGCAATGCGGAGCTGCGCGCGGGTGAAGACAACCGCGGCCGATATTTTAAGAATATCCGCGATGCGTTCGGCGGAAACCTGAAGCTTATCATCTGCGGCGGCGCACCGCTTTCCGCGCGGCTGATGCGCGAGTTCCGGGAGCTTGGTATCCTGCTTTTGAACGGCTACGGGATCACGGAATGCGCACCCCTCGTCTCAGTCAATAAAAACCGCTATTATTGCGACGGAGCTGTGGGAATCCCGATTGCCTGCTGCGACGTGAAGGTGGAAAACGCGGACGAGGACGGAGACGGCGAGATATGGGTCAAGGGTCCGAACGTGATGCTTGGGTATTATAAAAACGAAGAAGGCACGAGGGAAGTGATGAAAGACGGCTGGTTCAACACCGGCGATATCGGCCGTATAGACGGCGGCGGTTTCCTTCACATTACGGGACGGAAAAAGAACCTGATCGTGCTCTCCAGCGGGAAAAATGTTTATCCGGAGGAAATAGAGGAATACCTGATGCGCATTCCGTATATTAAAGAAGTAATCGTGTATGCGCCGCTTGCGGACGGCATGAGGGAAACGGAGCTTTGCGCGGAGATTTTCGTGACCGAGGAGTATACGGCAGTCCATAGCGCGCGGGAGATCGAGGAAAACCTCAGGAAGGATATTTCCGCCGTCAATAAAACGCTGCCCACCTTTAAACACATCGGGCGCTTCCATGTGCGCGACAGGGAATTCGAAAAGACCACGAAAAAATCGATCAAGCGTTTTGCGATGTAGGGCAGAGGCGGACGAAAGCCGTGCCACAAAGCGCAAAAAGTGGTATAATAGGACAGAAAGGCGAATAAAATACAGCCCGTCCGCGGCAGTGCACAGCAGGGCCCGCGCGGGCAAAGGAGAAGCCCGCGGCATTCTGCCCATGGGCCGGACCCGGCAGGCAGGGCTTGCTCCGACGACGGAAAGGAGGAAACCACAGTGGTAGAGCTGGAAAGGGTACAGCAGCTTCTGGCGATGGCCTCTCCAAAAGAGATTGAAGAGATCACGCCGGAAAAGCATTTGATTAGTGACCTGGAAATGGATTCGTTTGGACTGATGGAAGTCGTGATGGCGTTTGAAGACGAATTCGGGGTAGAGATACCGGACAGGGATTTGCGGCTGCTGGATACGGTAGAAGACGTATTGATATACCTCGAAGACAAAACAGGGACGCAGCATATGCCCGCAAGAGTGTTCTAAATATTTATCAGAAATTATACTGCACGGAAAAAAGACCGCAATGCGCGGCCTTTTTTCATGAATGGGCTTTCCATTGCGGAGGAATGGGAGTAAAATAAATAAGGCAATTTTACATTTCCGGGCCGTGAAACGCGGACTAGGGCTTTGCGGCGGGAAAAGGAAGGATAAGGGGGAGCAGGCAATGAGTATTATTACGATCGTAGGGGCGGGAATGATGGGTTCGGCTATCGGGTTCCCGGCAAGCGACAACGGAAACGAGGTACGGCTGGTGGGAACGCCGCTTGACCGGGAGATCATCAGGCACGCACGCAAGACGGGGGAACACCTGACCCTCCGGCGCAAACTCCCCACGGGATACAAATATTACCAGGTCGAGGAACTCCGCGAGGCGCTCGCCGGCGCCGATTTATTGGTGAGCGGAGTATCGAGCTTCGGCGTAGACTGGTTCCTTGCCAATATCCTCCCCGTGATTCCGCAAACGCTGCCCGTCCTTGCGGTGACGAAGGGCATGCAGGATACGGAGGAGGGGCAGCTCATTCCCTATCCGCATCTCTATGCGCAAAAGCTGGACCGGAAGCTTTCCCTGAACGCGGTGGGCGGCCCGTGCACGAGTTATGAGCTTGCGGACCACGACCCTACGGAGGTATGCTTCTGCGGGGAGGACATGGAAGCGCTGCGTAAGATAAAGGCGATGTTTGAGACGGACTACTACCATATCAGCCTCTCCACGGACGTTGTGGGCGTGGAATGCGCGGTAGCTATGAAAAACGCTTACGCGCTGGCGGTAACGCTGGCGGTCGGCCTTTCGGAACGGATCGAGGGCGTGGGCGGCACCCTGCACTATAATTCGCAGGCGGCGCTGTTCGGGCAAAGCGTCCGCGAAATGCGCAAACTGCTCGCACTTGTGGGCGGCGGAGACGACAACATCGTATACGGTGCGGGCGACCTGTATGTAACGGTATTCGGCGGGCGTACCCGTCTGATCGGCACGCTGCTTGGGCGCGGGATGAGCTTTCCCGAAGCCATGGAAGAGCTCGATGGCATTACCCTCGAATCCATTGTGATCGCCACGCGCACGGCGCGCGCGGTGCGGCGGCTGATCGCGCGGGGAGAGGCCCGCGCGGAGGATTTTCCGCTGATGCTGCATGTGGACGACATCATCAACAACGGGAAAGAAGTGGCGATTCCATGGAGCGGCTTTGAGGTGGAAACGCAGCTATGAAAAGAAATATCGTTATCATCAATCTCGTAGCGGCATTTTTGTGGATGTCCATGTATTCGTATGTGCCGACGCTGCCCGCATACGCGACGTCGCTGGGGGCGACGGCGGCGGTCGTAGGAGCGATCGGCGGCGCGTACGGCGTGATGCAGATCGCGCTGCGTGTGCCGCTGGGGATCATTTCGGATAAAATCGGCAAGGATAAATTTTTACTGCTGATCGGCTTTGTGATCCTCGCAGTCTCAGGCCTGATGTTCATTGTCGCCAAGGACACCTTCTGGGTGATGATGGCCCGCGGGGTGGGCGGCGCAGCCGCGGCGTGGTGGGTCGTGATCTGCGCGTCCTATTCGAAGTACAACGAAGAAGACAAGCAGGTAAAGGCGCAGGGGCTCCTCAATGCATCGTCCAATATGGGCAAGGTGGTCGCCGCGCTCGCTGGCGGACTTCTTGCGCAGGCGTTCGGCCTGCACGCACCCTTTTATTTCGCGTTTCTGGTCGCGCTCGTGGGCATCGGCTGCATCATGATGTTCAAAACGCCGAAGGAGGAACAGAAGATCGTTCCGCCGGGCGGAAGGGAGCTTGCGGCCCTGATGAAAAATAAGCACCTGATCGTTTTTTCCATCCTTGCCGTTTTTTCCCAGCTGCTGTGCTTTGCCCTGCCGAGTTATTTCACATCGGTCGCGGCGCAGAACCTCGGCGCGGATTCGTCGCAGCTGGGCTTCCTGATGGTGGTCTATTTCCTTGTGACGAGCATATCGTCGCTGTTCGTGGGGACGAAGCTGTATAAAAAGATCGGCGGAATCAAGTGTATCGCGGTCTCGTTTGCGATCGGCGCGTTCTCTTGCCTGCCCATGTTTTACCATATGGATATTACGGCGATCTACGTCATGCAGGCGCTTTCCGGCATCTGCTACGGCATCACATGCGGAGCGCTTGCCGGATTTGTCATCAAGGCGGTGGAGCCGCGCTACCGTTCCACCGCAACAGGAATCCTGCAATCCATTTTCGCGATCGGCATTTTCCTCGGGCCGGTGATCGTAGGAAATGTGATCGAGGCGGCGTCCATCGACGCGGCCTACTGGGTAATCTTTACGCTGACCGCGGCCGCAGCGGTCCTGAGCCTTTTGCTTATCCCGAAAGAATATGATAAGATGTGATTAATGAAAATGTTTTGGGGCGGTATTTGCAGGGTATCATTATAGCAGTTCCCGCAGGCGGCCGTAAGGCGCCGTTTTACCGGGGGCTATGGTTGCAGCATACTGGAATGGGTGTTTTTCATCCATTTGCTGTATAAATAATCCATATAAGAAACAGGAGGGGGAAATTATGAATTCTGAGTCTTGGAAATCCAGGGAAATGATACGGCTGATCCTGAGCATCGTTCTTCTGATTATTGGTCTTATCCTGCTCGGCGCGCCGACGTTCGCAATGGAAGTAATTGTAGTCATCATTGGCATCGTGGTGCTGGCCTATGGCGTGATCCAATTGTTAATCAATCTTTCAAAACGCAACCGGGGAGACGCGAATGCGGGCCTTGCCATTCCGGTGATTGCAATTATTATCGGCATCCTTCTGATTATCTTCCGCGGCGGCGTGGCCAATGTGATCCTGCCGTTTATCATCGGCGTGTGGGCGGTTATCACAGGCGTGATGAGCCTGATGGAAGCGTCGCAGGTGAAGGATTTCAGCCCGGGCGCGTGGAAGGTGGCGCTCATTAGCGGCCTTGCGGAGCTGGTGCTTGGCATCATCATGATCGTAGGCATCATTGCAGGTTCCAATGCGCTTGGCGTCCTGCTCGGCGTGTGCCTGACAATCTACGGCATCCTCAGCATCGTCGAATGGGGAATCGTGGCTTCCGCCAAAAAATAAGCGGTTTGGAAAATATGGCCAGGAAAATTCAATCAAACAATAAGGCTCTTCATCAATAACGCATAGTATCTCTATGCGGCCTAGGCTGTCAAAGAACCCTGCGCTCTAATCAAGCGGCGCGGGGTTTTCTTATTTGGAACAACAATCAATCTAAAAAATCGTAAAAGAAAGGCTTTGGCCTTCCATAAAGCTGCCTTATCGAGATTTATTGCGCGTATTCAGCCGGATCCCCGTCCGTTGTTTCAGCCCGCGGTGCCGTATATTAGATTATGGCAGTCGCACACATCGTATCTATTCTGCACACAAAACGCATTTATGCGCGCCCATGTAAAACAGATTGTCAAAAAGGCCGCCGCAGGCGGCCTTTTTGACAAATTGAGACATTTTACAGATAGGATCCCATGGGCAGTTTTTTCCGCGGAGGGTCAGCCGCAGCGTTATTAAAAAATTTAAAAAAAGATTAAAAAAATTGTTGACAAATAGCGCACATATGATATTATTATATTAATTCGATTAATATAAAACGAATTAATATAAACCCCCGTTGAAATTCTATTTATCCACTACATATAAAAGCGAATATGCTTAATTAACAGAAACGGAATGAATCCATGAATGTGAAAAAAACAGGAACCCAAAAGGGGAAAAATCAAAGTAATCTTCAGGAAATGAACCGCTCGCTGATTCTCCGGCTGCTCAAAAAAAATAATGTCTGCTCCAGAGCTAAATTGGCGAAACAGTCGGGGTTAAAGCAGGCAACGATTACAAATATTATTAATGATTTTTTGAATTGGGGACTGGTGAATGAAACGGGAATTATCAGCGGAGAAAAAGGAAGATCCAGCATCGGCATCCAAATCAATCATCAAAACTATTATGTAATCGGAGTACGGCTGGCGCGGGGATTTTTCCGAATCGGGCTGTTTGACATTTTTGGGATCAACCTCAACCAAAGCCGATTCGACCATGAAAAGTCGACCGGACCGGAAGTGGTTGTAGCGAAGATCAAACTGGAAATCTCACGTCTAATCGAAAAAAACAGGGACAAAAACATTATTGGAATTGGGATTGCGGTTCCTGGACCGTATTTCAGCCATGAGGGCAGGATTGTGGATATTACGGATTTTCCTGGCTGGAGCAAGATACAGTTTAAGGAAGAAATGGCCAGTGCGTTCGATTTGCCGGTTGTCATCGACCACGACGCAAACGCAGGCGCGGTTGCGGAATGGTGGATTGCGCCGAATAAGCAATTGACGGGAACCATGGTTTATTTAGCCGTAGAAGACGGCTTGGGAGCGGGAATTATCCATGATGGCGTGCTCTTCCGGGGCGCAATGGGGACGGCCGGGGAAATAGGGCATGTCAGTATCAATCTGGATGGGCCGCTTTGCGTATGCGGAAACCGCGGTTGTTTGACAAACTATGCTTCTTCCAAATATCTTATGGAGCGGACCCGCGAAGAACTGCCGGGATATCCGGACAGTATGCTGCGGGAAGGCTTTTCCTACCAAGACGTCGTACGCGCGGTAAAAGCCGGGGATCCCCTGGCGGTAGCAATGTTCCGCGAAACGGTACGCAATTTGGCGGCCGGTATGATTAATATCCTCTGTGCGTACAGTCCGAATGAAATCGTCATTGGAGGTATGATAAGTGAATTTGGAGAATACTTATTAAAGGTGCTGGAGGAATATGTCCACGGGCATACCTTCCCGAATTTTACGGAACAAGTAACCATCAATTTGAGTACCCTTGGGCCGGACCCATCCTTTGTGGGTGCGGCGGCACTGGCGATCGACTACTGCCTCAGGCAGGCCAGCATTTTTGAAAATGCCATAAGGACATGAGAATCCCAAAAAAACAGGTAAATTAGCAGAATAAAAAATTACAGCAAAGATACTGC
It encodes the following:
- a CDS encoding glycosyltransferase, with product MKIAFLAAANSPHTIKWANTLAEDHDVTVFSLPEQKDEQGELSEKVTVKYLPFTTAQGGYKKNAAQVKSELASGGFGVVNAFGATTYGVLAAKAKAPNVLLTVLGPDVYEGVDRGGKGLVKKSVKHASGVLAAAPNVITRVQSVYKKDQQYFVAPFGVDTEVFKKIGAEKPEDAMCFGSLKALEYGNGVDLVMDAFAKYLEKTTGAATLKIVGTGSLENSLKQKAQSLGIADKVEFTGYVKNADIPAMLGTMDATVQMGSAEAFGVPGIESMACEVPVVASDTVGASEYILNGVTGYLVKVGNVDRCCDCMMELRNKAAREHMGELARGDIKEEYELRDCKAKYEHALRAVGSRVM
- a CDS encoding AMP-binding protein, coding for MENYPNYPLRNEKNMRTMLAAAKKAYGARDMLRVRTKEKTVRGIGAGEFLSDMDALGNALLGLGLADAHIAVIGPTSYEWLLTYYAVQCGVGVIVPIDKELPDGEIANILADSGARALVFSGEYADTVENIRGGLAAVKYYIDMRAEKNGGNTLSFRGLIREAKDCGYEQREIDENAMSALLYTSGTTGKSKGVMLTQKNILSASEGGLSLLDLGQVCMSVLPVHHSFESTHGITMMIQNGTTICINDSLRHFMENLQLFKPDMIFLVPLFVEMMHRKIWQNAEANGQAEALRALVEKSNAELRAGEDNRGRYFKNIRDAFGGNLKLIICGGAPLSARLMREFRELGILLLNGYGITECAPLVSVNKNRYYCDGAVGIPIACCDVKVENADEDGDGEIWVKGPNVMLGYYKNEEGTREVMKDGWFNTGDIGRIDGGGFLHITGRKKNLIVLSSGKNVYPEEIEEYLMRIPYIKEVIVYAPLADGMRETELCAEIFVTEEYTAVHSAREIEENLRKDISAVNKTLPTFKHIGRFHVRDREFEKTTKKSIKRFAM
- a CDS encoding LL-diaminopimelate aminotransferase, yielding MFKVNDNFGRLQGSYLFSEIAHRVSEYTKANPDKEIIRLGIGDVTRPLAPAVLQAIDAATQEMADAKTFMGYGPEQGYEFLRAAIRENDYAARGVEIGTGEIFVSDGSKCDTGNIQELLAADCRIGVTDPVYPVYVDTNVMAGRSGEFDEGTAKFTDITYIPTTAENGFVPALPEGKVDVMYLCSPNNPTGTAMTKEELKVWVDWANETGALILFDGAYEHFITDENVPHSIYEIDGAKTCAIEFRSFSKTAGFTGTRCAYTIVPKELMGENSKGEKVSMNAMWLRRHTTKFNGVSYIVQRGAAAVYTAEGKKQVDETIAFYLENARIIREGLERIGITAYGGVNSPYVWLKTPNDMKSWDFFDKLLSEANVVGTPGSGFGSAGEGYFRLTAFNTRENTEKAIERLANLK
- a CDS encoding glycerol-3-phosphate dehydrogenase — its product is MSIITIVGAGMMGSAIGFPASDNGNEVRLVGTPLDREIIRHARKTGEHLTLRRKLPTGYKYYQVEELREALAGADLLVSGVSSFGVDWFLANILPVIPQTLPVLAVTKGMQDTEEGQLIPYPHLYAQKLDRKLSLNAVGGPCTSYELADHDPTEVCFCGEDMEALRKIKAMFETDYYHISLSTDVVGVECAVAMKNAYALAVTLAVGLSERIEGVGGTLHYNSQAALFGQSVREMRKLLALVGGGDDNIVYGAGDLYVTVFGGRTRLIGTLLGRGMSFPEAMEELDGITLESIVIATRTARAVRRLIARGEARAEDFPLMLHVDDIINNGKEVAIPWSGFEVETQL
- a CDS encoding ROK family protein, translated to MAKQSGLKQATITNIINDFLNWGLVNETGIISGEKGRSSIGIQINHQNYYVIGVRLARGFFRIGLFDIFGINLNQSRFDHEKSTGPEVVVAKIKLEISRLIEKNRDKNIIGIGIAVPGPYFSHEGRIVDITDFPGWSKIQFKEEMASAFDLPVVIDHDANAGAVAEWWIAPNKQLTGTMVYLAVEDGLGAGIIHDGVLFRGAMGTAGEIGHVSINLDGPLCVCGNRGCLTNYASSKYLMERTREELPGYPDSMLREGFSYQDVVRAVKAGDPLAVAMFRETVRNLAAGMINILCAYSPNEIVIGGMISEFGEYLLKVLEEYVHGHTFPNFTEQVTINLSTLGPDPSFVGAAALAIDYCLRQASIFENAIRT
- a CDS encoding acyl carrier protein translates to MVELERVQQLLAMASPKEIEEITPEKHLISDLEMDSFGLMEVVMAFEDEFGVEIPDRDLRLLDTVEDVLIYLEDKTGTQHMPARVF
- a CDS encoding DUF308 domain-containing protein yields the protein MNSESWKSREMIRLILSIVLLIIGLILLGAPTFAMEVIVVIIGIVVLAYGVIQLLINLSKRNRGDANAGLAIPVIAIIIGILLIIFRGGVANVILPFIIGVWAVITGVMSLMEASQVKDFSPGAWKVALISGLAELVLGIIMIVGIIAGSNALGVLLGVCLTIYGILSIVEWGIVASAKK
- a CDS encoding MFS transporter; its protein translation is MKRNIVIINLVAAFLWMSMYSYVPTLPAYATSLGATAAVVGAIGGAYGVMQIALRVPLGIISDKIGKDKFLLLIGFVILAVSGLMFIVAKDTFWVMMARGVGGAAAAWWVVICASYSKYNEEDKQVKAQGLLNASSNMGKVVAALAGGLLAQAFGLHAPFYFAFLVALVGIGCIMMFKTPKEEQKIVPPGGRELAALMKNKHLIVFSILAVFSQLLCFALPSYFTSVAAQNLGADSSQLGFLMVVYFLVTSISSLFVGTKLYKKIGGIKCIAVSFAIGAFSCLPMFYHMDITAIYVMQALSGICYGITCGALAGFVIKAVEPRYRSTATGILQSIFAIGIFLGPVIVGNVIEAASIDAAYWVIFTLTAAAAVLSLLLIPKEYDKM